From the genome of Anopheles funestus chromosome 2RL, idAnoFuneDA-416_04, whole genome shotgun sequence:
TAGGGTTTGCTGTGTAACAATCGAAGTTGTACAAATAAACTTCAATTAGCACCTTTTGGGTGTGCTACCGTTCCCGTTTGAACCGATGCGTCTTTCTAACGAGCGCATGAGAACatcaaaaaaagggagagagatagagaggcAAAGAAACcggaaaattgttttagaTTAGCCTATCCGTTTACCGGATTGTTGTTGCCATCGCTTATGCTGTACGGTCACTCGGTCCAGTCAAAGCGCTTATTCGCAGCTCACCGCTCGCCAACGGTTGGAAACGGACCACGGGATctttgttgaatatttcattaacCCACTAAGTGGCCCCGGTTCGTCGTTCGTCGTGGTTTTTGGGCCGGCACAGGGACGCTGTGTGAAGGTACGCGAAGGATCAAAGTTACGCTTCAAGCAGCACGGTTCATCTTGGTTGATTTCTCGGTTTTCCTGCTGCCGGACTGTTTGCGGTTTGTGAATTATATCATCGTACACACGGGCACTATCCGTGGCCGATCAGTGCGAAGAGGGTAATAATATTTGCATGGTAAACGTGCCCATTTGTCCTACCCGGTTTGCTACCAGAACTGTGTCTTATGATTACCACTCTAGCGTTTCTGTGTTCTGTGTCTGTGTTGTGCGTTTACTTTCGCCATGACAGATGAGGTTGGAACAGTTTGTTGGCATTTTTATGATGGTGACCATCGGCGAGACAACATACAGCACATCCGATGGCTTTAACATGACCGGTGCGATAGAGCAGCAGGACTCCGGAACGCAACAACCATCTACCGACCAGTGGAGGGACACAGAGCATGGTAAGGTGCTGTCGAGAAGGAAGCGGTTTATCGTATTTCCGGAAGGTTCCAGTTTTTCCGTACGTATTTCCCATTCCAACCCACGTTTTGTGACATGCGTCCGCTTTAAATTCGTTCCGGAAATCATACAACCATATTCCAACAGGTGGCCGTCTGTATGACGATCGGTTTGTACGGTAACCCCAACTACCAGTTCGTGAGTTGGGCACTGAACTGGGGCATTGCTTACAACCTGCCGAATCAAACGGTCAGCTTCCAGAAGGAAATGACCGAACCGAAACCAATGGTACAGCGTCGCTTTCGGCGTGATCTCTACCAAAAGCTGGAAGTGATCATGGACAGCATGGGATACGATGGACGGGATTGTATTCTACGAGCGCTTTGCGAAAGTTCGCAATACTTCGGTGGCAAAGGACGTAACATGATAGCGGAAATGTTGCGGACCCTTTTTAGCTACCCAAAGCAAAAAGTACTTTCGTTCGAGCACGCCGATCACCGACTGTACGACGAGGCGCATCGCAAGGGCAGAAACATGGCACCGTGCCAATCGCTGTACGGTAACTGTCGGTTCTCGTTACTGGAGCTGGCACTAGGGAAATATTCAACACCGTACGGGTTTATGTGAGAGGCAGAAATGATCGAGTAAAGTGAATTTATTTCctaataaacattaaaaaaaaaaacataaaaccatcCCCATTGCTCtatgtttcaaattttccgAACAGCACTAATTCTAGCAAACTCATCGGGCATCCATTGCCATACCGTCCCCGGCAATCGATACTTTCATCGCGCATCGCATTGCTGTAATCGTCAGTTAATGCTTCGTTCAGCGGAAAGCTAAACAGCACACGAAAGATATCCATCGCCATCGATCGGCCCGGTGGTGGCAGCATATTCTTTGCCTCGCATATACTTCTCAGAATACACTCCTTCATGTGAAATCCGGTACTAAAAAAGGGTTTGAGAacgttttgtaaataaatattgttgtAACGCATGAGACAAAGTCAATATCACCCCGGGCTTTACTTACATCGAACCGATGGTTTCCTCCAAATGACTGAACAGTGCTCGTCGATCCCGATAGTGATGAAAGTGTTCCCAGTTACTGTGGTGGCTTATGTTGAACGTTTCACCACTCAACCACTTGGTACGTTCATGTTCTTCCGTCTCTTCGTCGTCAAGCGTCTGTTGGAGAAGTGATCTTCGGTAACGATCGTAAGGCCTCTCGGTCCATCCGAAGTAACCGGTGGAACCGTCCGAATATCCGCCCAGATAACGATCTAACGTGTTTGATGGATATTGGTACGGATTCTGTGTACGGTCCTGGGCCCAATATCCTGACTGGTACTGCAAGTTATTCGTGTTCCAATCTGCCCGTTCTTTGCCCCATCCCGGTGGTACCCAAGTTCCTGGATGATCTTTCAGATATTGGTCCACTTCAGCTGGTGACAATTCACCTCCattatggtgatgatgatcgtcTTTCATGGGTGcaggtggaggtggtggtggtggaggtggaggtggtggaggtggtggctTTTTCGGTTCCGGTGGATACATCGCGATCTTACCCAGCTTTAGTGCACTCGCGTGATACTTGTAATCGGGCAGTGGATAGTACAGATCAAGCTCCCCAACTGCAACATAACCGGCAGGACCACGAAATACCAATCCTTTACCGAAAGAGGACGTTAGCTGAAGTAGAGTAATattgaatgagaaaaaaacatccaattcTAGCAAGACGTATACACATACCAGAATATTAGCACCGggtggaaatagaagaaatcGTTTCCTTCTTGTGAGAACCTTCGATCCGGCATTCTCCGATTGGTTGTACACAGTACAAAGAACACCACAGCTAAGGGTTAACACAAGGAAAAGGCTTTTCAGTTCCATTATCACGGTTGCGTTTGGCACCAACTAATTCCGCCGTCAATACCGGTCATCAACGTCAACAGGTACCGACCAGCTGATGAGTGACGGTGACCCAATCTTGCACGTTGAAATACAATCCCTCCTGGAGAGTGGAAGCTGAGATCTTATTCCATGGCGATAGTCCAGTTGTCGTGAGAATGGGCAGATTAACAAACAGGTGCTAACACTGCCTCAGCTCAAGTGATCCATAAAGTTGTTTGTTAATGCGTGCCTTGTGTCGCGTTCTCAATTGATTGCTTTTACTGTGTTGGAAGTGTGCCATCGATGGTGGATCGAGCGTGATCAAACTTTAGTACATAAAAACTGATACTCTTATTCTCTACTTCGATTGTTGGATTTTTGAAGCGCTTAAGTCCGGAACGATCTGAATTGGATGTCCGAACTCATGTGAATGTTTTAGCTTCTACTTATTGTTCTGGGCTGTTTTATTCGAAATAATCTCaatattttgttgtgtttcaaaatattttgtttcaaaatattttatgaatatCTGACGATGGAGGAAGAATATATGGTTTATTTGCCttttgtataatttaaattttttattacccTAATATATTTCCTCTTCTTGTTTCATTGATTTGTCAATCCAAACTCCACGAAACGgacatttatttgtttatttaaaaaaattgctttattgctactaaatgttttccaaaaccCTTCTCCCTTAACTCCAATTCTCAATCAAATTGCACACACATCGGAAAAAGCCCCAACAACTGCCATCAAATTAAGGACCTGCTGTTATTGCTTGCTGCCGCTGCCACATTAGAAATATGTCAATTTCATTAGTAAAACCAACACCTTTCACCGCCGAATCGGTGATTGAACGAATCAAACGCACGCAACTGATGTACCGTAAGTGGACATCATTggattatttccattttccattagtAAAATgtcgatttattttaacagCTGTCCGGCACCCGGTGgggttgagggttttttttttgtttaaatagaGAGTTTCGATTTGTGTCTCGTGCATACACGCTCCTGGCGGATGGATCCAATTAACATTCCGGTCCGGAGCAACAAGAAGAAGATCCGACCGAGACTCATCAAACAGAACACGGACAGTTTCGTTgcgtttttcaatcaattatgCATTCAAAAGGGACTTTCGTTGCAGTATATGCTTTCTGTACTTCCTTTTCTCTTCACAAATGTACGAACGAGAAAAGCTCACCACATCGTTTAccgattttttcaaacagattgtggttttttttgggttgccTTTGGTACAATTTCTACTCCACAAACTTCTACGCACTGTTAACAATCGAACATTTGGCCTGCTTTTTGTTGCAGTAAGCTTTAAGTCTCTACCTGTTCGTTTGTGAATCAATTTTTGGGCCCAACCTTTGTTTGCCCGAAGGAATCTGAACGCACGGGAGGTTAAATCTTTCTTAGCTTTCTCAACATTACTCGACCGAACGTGGCGAAAGCAAACCGCACCAGTACAGTGCACGCAAACggtattgtgtgtttttttttctgcgtagGTTAAAAAGCTTTCTCCATTTCCTTCGAGCCCACTCGAAGCGGTGTCCTCTGTGGCCACCAGAGCCATTGCGTGCGTGTGACAGCGGTACCAACAGTGCGAAAAGCGAAGAACAAAAGCAAAGCATGAAACGCTTGCCCCAAGAGAACTGCTACTACCCAGAATCACCTTCTGCCATCAAAAATCGCTTCCATCCTTACCGTCCCCATCAACATCAAAGCCacaacgcacacgcacacaaaggAGGACCCACATCTTCCTGTATCCATGTAGggcaaacaaccaaaacaaaaaaagaaaaacgacaaaaagtagaacaaaacgagaagaaaagcaaaaaactttTATCCCCAGGTCGAAAAACGCAAAGTCCCCAAAGTTGAGCCGTGTCCTAATTGAGTTAAGTTCGGCGAGAAAGAAGTGACAAACCAGATCCGGGCACGAGAAGCGGGTAGGCAGGACACGTCACAGCTTCTTCACTCGTCGCAAGATTGCGAAGCACCTAGGCAGGATTGTTTTGTGGTGCGCTGGGAATTGCCACTGACCCGGGGATGAAGGTCCATCTCTCGGCATCTCGGTTTCGGGCTCTTCGCTCTTCCGTACGAATCACGCTGGATGATTGGGAAGAAATTTATGAATTTCTTCCTCACCACCTCGGCAGCTTATGTCGTAAATAATGCAATCGACATGGGACGCTATCCCGTGCACTAATGTGACAAAAAATCGGGGCCACTAGGGCAGTGGCCAGATTTTTCCCGTTGCATGGTGATATGTTTTGATGGAGTAGGCAGGAATAGGAACCCAATATCGGAAGCAACCGGTCACTGGGGGGATTTTCGAAAAGTAACATACCATCACTAATGAATGCGACCTCTTTTGCATACACCGTTACACCGACGCTCGGTGCTTTTGTTATTCAACTGGAGTGATGTATCATTGCTTCGTGGCCAAGTGGAGCTAGCTTGCTGTGGCATCATACGTGTGTGGGATACCATACGTCACACCGAACATCCGAACGGTGATGAACGGTTCGCTTACCGTCCCAGAAGGATGGTCGCGTTAGATGGTGCGAAACGTTTCCCGCAGGAAGCTTCCAGGCCGTGTCGTGGTGCAACTGAAACGCGTTTTAAGTTCCGTGCGTTCTAGCCAAGCTCATTGTGACGCTTAATGAGTGCAGCATTCTAGGAAAGATCGGGTGTGTTACACGTGTATCGCATAGATTGGAAACGCTCTAGTGAGCGTTTCCCAGCCGACACATCAAAGCCGGTTGTTAAAGTTTATATTTCCTCctcaccgtgtgtgtgtgtgctgcatGGTAGAAGATGATGTGATTTCGATACGGGCAAAGGAAAGCAATTTTAACATTAACCTTCACAAAATGCTGCTCACAACCGGTGCTAAGAGATGCTGCTGTCAGCAGCGAACGAATCTGTTTCCCGTGCTATTGCTCTGGAGTTTATGTTTGCTGCTGTGTTTTAAATCTTCCAATGCAACGAATTACACTGAAGATGCTTTAGTGCAACAGCAAGAGCGTACGACAGGGGAATCTTCCTCACCGCAGAAGGTTTTGTCGAGAAAGAGACGATTCTTGACGTTTCCTGAGGGAAGTTCCTTTCAAGTAGGTAAGTATCGTTGAAGTGTTAAATGCATGGGAAATGTGAGTGATGTGCCCTACGAGAGCCTTACGAGTGACAATGGTATAATagatgtgttgtgtgtttgaaaaattaaagagCGAAGGAAATCATCTTGTTAATGTGTTAAAATAGTTATCTACGTCATGTTCATGTAAATGTCCAAGCGAATTCTGCAGTTaacaaaaatatggaaaaattAACGTGATGAATTACTAAAGTTAGAGTGGAGAGTTTAAacaaagtttaaatttttgtttgtttgttttgtttaatgtgtctttgttttttggaatttattcTATATTAGGAATTCTACTTCtctagtttttcttttttttgttatatcaaagaaaattttgattttcttaCGACTGTTCCTTATATTTCttacctttcctttttttttgttctatggTTGTTGAGTAGTAGACACAATTTCTAACATTTCTAAAATTTTCTGTTGAGTAGTAGACAATttatttc
Proteins encoded in this window:
- the LOC125764650 gene encoding uncharacterized protein LOC125764650 — encoded protein: MRLEQFVGIFMMVTIGETTYSTSDGFNMTGAIEQQDSGTQQPSTDQWRDTEHGKVLSRRKRFIVFPEGSSFSVAVCMTIGLYGNPNYQFVSWALNWGIAYNLPNQTVSFQKEMTEPKPMVQRRFRRDLYQKLEVIMDSMGYDGRDCILRALCESSQYFGGKGRNMIAEMLRTLFSYPKQKVLSFEHADHRLYDEAHRKGRNMAPCQSLYGNCRFSLLELALGKYSTPYGFMIGNALVSVSQPTHQSRLLKFIFPPHRVCVCCMVEDDVISIRAKESNFNINLHKMLLTTGAKRCCCQQRTNLFPVLLLWSLCLLLCFKSSNATNYTEDALVQQQERTTGESSSPQKVLSRKRRFLTFPEGSSFQVVYDQTIPMIGVERLFTIGITVALAYELPSITLNQIEQMLQENAADGYIFPKMDKNANDTILVDSKNSQSAVTPARKNIFSYYYQTPRPAQRVGGVGDVGSRINYYTAPDRRYDKFDRYGQRLPLWNQYLANRLPHPPYADPSRNDFGSIVNRYLQGWIRRHPPNYPMSKKRFYPVFGKRSIREDTEPLDRHFLNQHRVTRHALYERIEQFLTAKGKHGHHCVLRALCESGQRHDDSEPDTFLKEILRAIFSLPSTHELPTHHKHRMYDEAHAHSGNCTETYSYCEDSFWSSNFVF
- the LOC125764737 gene encoding uncharacterized protein LOC125764737 isoform X2, whose amino-acid sequence is MELKSLFLVLTLSCGVLCTVYNQSENAGSKVLTRRKRFLLFPPGANILLTSSFGKGLVFRGPAGYVAVGELDLYYPLPDYKYHASALKLGKIAMYPPEPKKPPPPPPPPPPPPPPPAPMKDDHHHHNGGELSPAEVDQYLKDHPGTWVPPGWGKERADWNTNNLQYQSGYWAQDRTQNPYQYPSNTLDRYLGGYSDGSTGYFGWTERPYDRYRRSLLQQTLDDEETEEHERTKWLSGETFNISHHSNWEHFHHYRDRRALFSHLEETIGSITGFHMKECILRSICEAKNMLPPPGRSMAMDIFRVLFSFPLNEALTDDYSNAMRDESIDCRGRYGNGCPMSLLELVLFGKFET
- the LOC125764737 gene encoding uncharacterized protein LOC125764737 isoform X1, with product MELKSLFLVLTLSCGVLCTVYNQSENAGSKVLTRRKRFLLFPPGANILVCVYVLLELDVFFSFNITLLQLTSSFGKGLVFRGPAGYVAVGELDLYYPLPDYKYHASALKLGKIAMYPPEPKKPPPPPPPPPPPPPPPAPMKDDHHHHNGGELSPAEVDQYLKDHPGTWVPPGWGKERADWNTNNLQYQSGYWAQDRTQNPYQYPSNTLDRYLGGYSDGSTGYFGWTERPYDRYRRSLLQQTLDDEETEEHERTKWLSGETFNISHHSNWEHFHHYRDRRALFSHLEETIGSITGFHMKECILRSICEAKNMLPPPGRSMAMDIFRVLFSFPLNEALTDDYSNAMRDESIDCRGRYGNGCPMSLLELVLFGKFET